In Pelagibaculum spongiae, the genomic stretch GACGCTTTGCAATGACGGAAGATTTGTTTGAGTCGCGAATACAAAAGCTGTTGGAGTCGTGTCATCAAGAATGATATCAGGGCATTCGACGCTAACGAATACATCACCAGCGCCTTCTCCTGGGTATCCTACCAAGCTGTAGCTGAAGGTATCTTGTCCGCAGAAGCCTGGGTTAGGCGTATAGGTAATCGGCTGGTTGATATCAAAGTGAGTTGTACCATTTTGCGCCGCTGATACACCGTTGACTCTGACGGAAGTGCTATCAGCATCTTCGTCATTGTCCACTACGTTGCGCGTTCTTATGCTTAGCGGTGTTTCAAACGGCGTTGCAAAAGTATCAGCTTTGCCCATCGGAAGGTCTTCTACCGATTCGACTTTATACGTCAACGTCGCTTGGCTGAATCCAGTATCATTGGTTATTTTATAAATAACAGTATCAGAGCCATGGAAATTTGGATTTGGGGTATAGGTAAATGTGTTATCAAATCCAACATTTAGGTTGCCATTATTCGGAAGTTTAACGATGGTGAGTTGCCAATCGTCAGTCAACATTATGTCGTTAGCTAATACATCAACGCGGTGTGGAACGTCTTCTAATACCGTTTTTTGGTCATCGTTTGCTAGCAAACCATGATTAGGCAATACCGTGATGGTCACCGTTGTTGCAGCGCTCACTTCGGCATTATCAATAATGTGATATTGGAAAGTATCGGTGCCGACAAAACCAGGCGCTGAGTGGTATTCAAAATTTCCATTGCCCGAATCTAATAGCTGTAACGTACCATTCGTAGGGGCAGTAGTAATCGCTAACTGGCTAATACTGGGCAGGTCATTACGGCGTGGATTAAATTGTATAGATTGCCCGGTAATAACATTAATCTCGTCTGCTTGAGCGACTAATCCATTCGCTGGCGCTGAAGGCAATACATCAATAAAAACAGTTGCAGTTGAGCTATTACCGTCAGTATCGGTTATTGAATAATTGAAGCTTTCATCACCAAAAAAACGCCCAAAATTATTATTGGAATGATAAATAATTGTTCTATTTTCTTGAATATCGGCGATATAAAAATCGGCACCAGTATGACCGACACTCGTCACTGACAAGGTTTGATTCTGAGGATCAGTAGCAAGATCTAGCGGCTGAAATGATATCGATGAATGGCGACTGCCAACAACGACACCATAGAGATCTGGCGCGATTGGAGATTGGTTATCGTCTGCTCTAGATGACAGTGCAATAACGTATTCGCCGATACTGGCGTAGTCATCATAGCCAAGATTGACCCCTTGAGTACCTGGCATTGCCCGGCCTTTTTTGCCTGCACCTTGTACCGATACATAATAAGTTCCGGCAGGCAGCGATTGATGAAAATACGCTTCTATGTGCGCTTCAGGATTACTACTGGCGAGGGTTTTGCCGTTAACGTCGTGAAGTTTTGCATAAACATCAAGGCTGGCAGACCAACTTGGCGGAGTAACCGTTAAGTCGATATAGCTGTCTTCGGTCAAGGTGAATTGAAAAACATCACGATCTGCTTGTTGCTCAATAATACCGTATTCGCGCTGCTCACCATTTTCTGTACGCAATGCTGATGCATCGGCTAATTCGTTCGCGTGATCATCTTGGCGAAAAGTTAATCCTGTTTCTAAGTGATCACGAATATCCCATAGTAAATTTTGCGTTAAGCGAATGCTGCCGCCACTACCCATAGCAGTGCGCCAGGCTGTTTCTGAGGCGGTGCCAGTTGAACCTATAATTTCACGACCATCAATATCGCCATGGACCCGAGACGAGATCAAATGAGCCAGCCCCATAGTATGGCCAACTTCATGCAGAAGAACGTGCCCGGCCCCACGCCTGTCTGGAATAGATTCCGATCCGTAAGTCGGATTATGATCCGATAAAATAAATTCAGCAGGGTTTAAATCTTTGCGTCTATTTTTTATTTGAACGCTTAAATTTTCAAAATCACGGCTACCCGAATTAACCAAAGGGCTAAACAGTTCACCGCCGGCAAGTACTCTAATACCAAACTGTAAGTCGTCAGCCGAGGTGCGAATAAACGCATCAGCGGCAGGCTCTTCAGTCGTAACGTTAATATCAAAGCTAGAATAGAAAGCGGCTAGCTCAAGCCATATTTGTTGAATGCGCTTACGTTCATCATCATTGAAGCTGGATGGGTCACCGTCTAGATCAAAAGGCGTACTAATGGCCTCATCGGCAGGCTGATAACCTGAAAGAGGGTCTTGAATAGCATGGCTGCCGAGGCCTTCTTCGTAGCCATTAACATCAATGTAAATGGTTACATTAGCACCAGGGTTACTGTGCAGCTTAAAAGTTGTTTCAGCAGGAAAAGGGAGGCGTTTTAATCGGTTAGAGCTAGATATATCAATATCATCAAGGCTAATACTGGGATAAATCAACTCACCATCAACCCAAGAAAAAGCATCACCACTAACGGGTAAAGGTCGCTCGGCAGCATAACTTAAGCCACTTAATAGCATGCCAGACAGCAAAAAACTCAAACATAATCGTATATTTTTCATTACAAATTATCTCTATAAAAAATGCTGCCAATTGGCCTAATAAGCCGCATATATTAACTTGTTAAAAATTCTTATTAACTTGCCAAAAAATTCCATTATATTCCAATGATCTAATACTTTATGAGGATTTATATTAATCGATAATGGAGCAGCTTAAATTTCTTTTTGTAACTACTCATCCTCTGAAGCTTAAGTTTTACCCGAATTAGCCATCTAAATTGCAATCAAAAGGGTTATGTCCTCTATTCGCAAACTAGAGTCTGTTAATTAGTAAAAACTTGATTTAGATTAAACGTTCAGCAAAAATAACTAAGCATCTGATATCTAGAGCTTTTTCTTATACAAAACCCGCTATTTGACCCTTGCGTCTTAAAAGGGGCAGGAGTAGCCTGAATAAACCATAAAACGTATAGGAATCAACATGCCATATCACGACAGCGTTGTAGATGAACTGAATTTTCTTGTTAAATTTAGTCAGCATTCAATGCAAGAAGGAATTAAACTGCTTGGCTACTTGAGATGCTTCTTTACTCTCCATTGGTACTGACGCACAACCAGCAAAAATCGTTGCAGCAACCGCCACAACAGCAAACTTCTTAATCATTTCTATTCCATTAATATGAATACTTATGCTTGAAACAATTCAAGCTTTCACAACCAAACTAGCAATTTATTGCTGAGCTAGAATTAGAAACGCCATAGTAACAAAAAACACGATAGCGACAAATTCTATTGCACATAACTGACGCATTTTTTTACATGCATTCCAAATAACAAACACCAACCGACACCCATAAAAACAAATGTTATTTCAAAGCAATACAACTAAAAACTGCTTTTTACACACAAAAAAGCCAGCATTAAATGCTGGCTTTTTTATGATTTCGACGATGACATTCCGTTTTAGGAGTCATCTATTTTCTGAGTTATTCCCTAAAACGGAATATCGTCATCAAAGTCGTCAAATCCTGCTGGTGGCTGCTGAACCGCTGGCGCTTGCTGCGGCTGTGCTGCAGGGCGCTGCTGTTGAGCCGGTTGCTGGTAAGCAGGTGCGGCTTGTTGTGGCTGAGCGGCTGGTTGCTGGTATGCAGGTTGGGCGGCAGGCTGTTGAGCTTGCGGCGCAGGTTGCTGGTAAGCAGGTGCAGCTTGTTGTTGTTGAGCGGCTGGCTGTTGATAAGCTGGCTGCTGAGCTTGTGGCTGTTGTTGGTAAGCAGGTTGCGCTTGTGGCTGTTGCGCAGGCTGCTGATAACCGCCTTGTTGCTGCTGTTGCTGGTAACCACCACCTTGCTGATCGCCACCACGGCTATCGAGCATTTGCATTTGACCGCTAAAGCCGTCAATCACAACTTCTGTAGTGTATTTATCCTGGCCATCTTGGCCTTGCCATTTACGCGTTTGCAACTTGCCTTCAACGTAAAGCTTGGAGCCTTTCTTAATATATTTTTCTACCACTTCAGCTAACTTGCCGAAAAACACCACGCGGTGCCATTCAGTTTTTTCCTGCTTCTGGCCTGATTGATCAGTCCAGCTATCGGAAGTCGCCAAAGTCAGATTGGCAATTGCGCTGCCATTGCCCGAGTAACGAACCTCTGGGTCTTTGCCCACATTACCAACCAGAATTACTTTGTTGACGCCACGTGCGGCCATGAACTTTCTCCTGAACGC encodes the following:
- the ssb gene encoding single-stranded DNA-binding protein, which encodes MAARGVNKVILVGNVGKDPEVRYSGNGSAIANLTLATSDSWTDQSGQKQEKTEWHRVVFFGKLAEVVEKYIKKGSKLYVEGKLQTRKWQGQDGQDKYTTEVVIDGFSGQMQMLDSRGGDQQGGGYQQQQQQGGYQQPAQQPQAQPAYQQQPQAQQPAYQQPAAQQQQAAPAYQQPAPQAQQPAAQPAYQQPAAQPQQAAPAYQQPAQQQRPAAQPQQAPAVQQPPAGFDDFDDDIPF
- a CDS encoding Ig-like domain-containing protein; the protein is MKNIRLCLSFLLSGMLLSGLSYAAERPLPVSGDAFSWVDGELIYPSISLDDIDISSSNRLKRLPFPAETTFKLHSNPGANVTIYIDVNGYEEGLGSHAIQDPLSGYQPADEAISTPFDLDGDPSSFNDDERKRIQQIWLELAAFYSSFDINVTTEEPAADAFIRTSADDLQFGIRVLAGGELFSPLVNSGSRDFENLSVQIKNRRKDLNPAEFILSDHNPTYGSESIPDRRGAGHVLLHEVGHTMGLAHLISSRVHGDIDGREIIGSTGTASETAWRTAMGSGGSIRLTQNLLWDIRDHLETGLTFRQDDHANELADASALRTENGEQREYGIIEQQADRDVFQFTLTEDSYIDLTVTPPSWSASLDVYAKLHDVNGKTLASSNPEAHIEAYFHQSLPAGTYYVSVQGAGKKGRAMPGTQGVNLGYDDYASIGEYVIALSSRADDNQSPIAPDLYGVVVGSRHSSISFQPLDLATDPQNQTLSVTSVGHTGADFYIADIQENRTIIYHSNNNFGRFFGDESFNYSITDTDGNSSTATVFIDVLPSAPANGLVAQADEINVITGQSIQFNPRRNDLPSISQLAITTAPTNGTLQLLDSGNGNFEYHSAPGFVGTDTFQYHIIDNAEVSAATTVTITVLPNHGLLANDDQKTVLEDVPHRVDVLANDIMLTDDWQLTIVKLPNNGNLNVGFDNTFTYTPNPNFHGSDTVIYKITNDTGFSQATLTYKVESVEDLPMGKADTFATPFETPLSIRTRNVVDNDEDADSTSVRVNGVSAAQNGTTHFDINQPITYTPNPGFCGQDTFSYSLVGYPGEGAGDVFVSVECPDIILDDTTPTAFVFATQTNLPSLQSVTSNIITLSGINTGITVSANQGAKILVNGQQHDSIVLNNGDRFSVVAESAAESTTEAVNKIITVTAGAQTVTWQIQTAIAVIPDVTPEPDVTPEPDVTPEPDVTPTTTDEGSSSSGGGGIHLAWLAWLFLLVAFTRRPLLKSIKSRHVHRVVHGKHFYF